The Manihot esculenta cultivar AM560-2 chromosome 1, M.esculenta_v8, whole genome shotgun sequence genome has a window encoding:
- the LOC110618290 gene encoding homeobox-leucine zipper protein ATHB-12 gives MSNQLDGRGYSPETPDERLENFACQQLSQSPRKKKNIAKNKRRFSDEQIRLLESIFESETKLEPRKKLQLAGELGLQPRQIAIWFQNRRARWKSKRIEQEYKTLRAKYDNLASCFESLKNERQSLLIQLQKLNELLDEKCDGNRTCKGSEGNNNLLASNNGNINNDPKAQQGLYDTEFMCSQNNKSRDIEHSGDEGHELLNHQEYTDSSLASHNQWCSFDSGSQFYLSSSSSQWFNFWI, from the exons ATGAGTAACCAACTAGATGGAAGAGGGTATTCACCAGAGACACCAGATGAAAGATTGGAAAACTTTGCCTGCCAACAGCTCTCCCAAAGtccaagaaagaagaagaacatCGCCAAGAACAAGAGGAGATTTAGTGATGAACAGATCAGATTACTAGAGTCAATCTTTGAATCAGAGACCAAGCttgagccaaggaagaaattgCAACTAGCAGGAGAGCTTGGGCTACAACCTCGCCAAATTGCTATATGGTTCCAGAACAGAAGAGCTAGATGGAAATCAAAGCGGATTGAGCAAGAGTACAAGACACTAAGAGCTAAATATGACAACTTAGCTTCCTGTTTCGAGTCCTTGAAGAATGAAAGACAGTCTTTGCTCATACAG CTGCAGAAGCTAAATGAACTATTGGATGAAAAGTGCGATGGGAATAGGACTTGTAAGGGTTCAGAAGGAAACAACAATCTCCTTGCTTCAAACAATGGAAACATCAATAATGATCCTAAAGCACAACAAGGACTATATGATACAGAATTCATGTGTTCACAGAACAACAAGAGCAGGGACATTGAGCACTCTGGGGATGAAGGGCATGAACTCCTGAACCATCAAGAATACACAGATAGCTCATTAGCATCACACAACCAATGGTGTAGTTTTGATTCAGGTAGCCAGTTTTATCTGTCATCTAGCAGTTCACAATGGTTTAATTTCTGGATTTGA